In one Leishmania panamensis strain MHOM/PA/94/PSC-1 chromosome 14 sequence genomic region, the following are encoded:
- a CDS encoding mRNA capping enzyme-like protein (TriTrypDB/GeneDB-style sysID: LpmP.14.0420): protein MRGLQRVPRYRDPLVRNVARVLLRGLQEQHHAPSLTRVELEVRLGSILAHTRARQLDIPIAVASPALIDETARNIYQFHAGISQPLLYGMQVALLEADLAARHDMDPQSGKVDVHVFLSNGKRLRCRYQRLHEVAPTMRADSVKAPALNSEAPLYNPLSLTHGITVLSAETKSRLAVVDMCCPGWCADVRFALSKEATVPVELTDATNERAKASRFRSRMCIPVGPFFSIQITQSTLSQDVWWYPPPNMRSYLDKDVGAPSSPAAVTGTTTFGVGSVIPTPALFFPERRAERVGRSDTQTATFEVEVEINLPALLREWKRMYGGAAASAYLSTSALVDTTCAGTAILGDASLKPPTTMATRDDGADMYATVLAEREDPYLLRVAEEVMAVVQLLTKVRVVE from the coding sequence ATGCGAGGTTTGCAACGCGTGCCGCGGTACCGGGACCCTCTGGTTCGCAATGTGGCCCGTGTACTCCTGCGCGGCTTACAGGAACAGCACCACGCACCCTCCTTGACAAGAGTCGAGCTGGAGGTGCGGCTCGGCAGCATCCTGGCGCACACTCGTGCACGTCAGCTAGACATACCCATTGCCGTAGCATCGCCAGCCTTGATTGATGAGACAGCACGAAATATCTACCAATTTCATGCAGGCATTTCACAACCGCTGCTCTACGGGATGCAGGTAGCCTTGCTAGAGGCGGACCTTGCCGCGCGGCACGACATGGACCCACAAAGCGGGAAAGTTGATGTACACGTGTTTCTTTCCAATGGGAAACGACTGCGCTGTCGCTACCAACGGCTACACGAGGTGGCCCCCACCATGCGCGCAGACAGCGTTAAGGCACCCGCCTTGAACTCTGAGGCGCCCCTGTACAATCCCCTGTCCCTCACCCACGGTATCACGGTGCTGTCGGCCGAAACCAAGAGCCGGCTGGCCGTGGTGGACATGTGCTGCCCAGGCTGGTGCGCTGACGTgcgctttgctctctctaAGGAGGCGACTGTTCCGGTTGAGCTGACGGATGCAACGAACGAGAGGGCGAAAGCGTCGCGCTTCCGTTCGCGCATGTGCATTCCGGTggggccttttttttccattcAAATAACGCAATCGACCCTCAGCCAAGATGTGTGGTGGTACCCACCCCCAAATATGCGCTCCTACCTTGACAAGGACGTGGGGGCGCCCTCATCACCCGCGGCGGTCACGGGTACGACCACGTTCGGTGTTGGCTCGGTGATCCCGACACCAGCACTGTTTTTTccggagagaagagcagagcgCGTCGGTCGGAGCGACACGCAGACCGCCACATTCGAAGTGGAGGTGGAGATCAAcctgcctgcgctgctgcgtgagtgGAAGCGCATGTACGGGGGCGCTGCCGCGTCCGCGTATCTATCTACCTCAGCGCTCGTCGATACGACATGCGCCGGAACGGCAATCCTAGGCGACGCATCATTGAAGCCGCCGACAACGATGGCGACAAGAGATGACGGCGCCGATATGTACGCCACGGTAttggcggagagagaagacccCTACCTCTTGCGCGTGGCCGAagaggtgatggcggtggtgcaacTGCTCACTAAGGTGCGCGTCGTCGAGTGA
- a CDS encoding pyridine nucleotide-disulfide oxidoreductase, putative (TriTrypDB/GeneDB-style sysID: LpmP.14.0430), producing MLWKFLVSGLVGSACSAYHRGPTNVSLALDPPTLSIIMDPSKDIVPIRAVIVGGGYAGSKMAYQLDSMFDVTHIDEKNFYELTNDIIPIITNPWKEDVNPKACRRMMVLHRYYLKRSNVVTGTVAGVDEQQVYLRDGRTVPYDLLFLATGERKPFPFQTRERTISGRVQELKRFNEFLQSCKKVAVVGGGPAGTSLAHDLASTRPDLQVHLFHQRAELLPRLPGVCRRHAQEKLLSNPNMHLHLLSRVTDVDGVVLPSNGEKADSSSSPTRHPCPGQLVAPPTSSGAAPESSLTLATINMPWWQSLLNTVWPPRGVVPDQYRIHYDTLQSEGRRQQSILQQVYYGKRDEVEECGAVQTHGVEENFDYVFALTGDTPRPIQWDALESRSRTLPNILREHETMDGHYRVSTLMQFLNHPNIFAVGRCTNLPVMRGYGASDIEARTLFRELNSVVNNPTTVFLHTRDGVQLSSMQIPRVHVRLGVDDAVGCTPWSGGMTGISSVHEFLQDRSYLMKEFQQPLFYKQQDQAKVKQRVSQWIAEEITDVVDFSHC from the coding sequence ATGCTCTGGAAGTTTCTTGTTAGTGGTCTGGTAGGCTCGGCCTGCTCAGCTTACCACCGCGGCCCTACGAATGTCTCCCTGGCCCTCGACCCGCCGACACTGTCCATCATTATGGACCCGAGCAAGGACATTGTCCCCATCCGCGCCGTCATTGTGGGGGGCGGCTACGCTGGGAGTAAGATGGCCTATCAGCTGGACAGCATGTTTGACGTCACGCACATCGATGAGAAAAACTTCTACGAGCTCACCAACGACATTATTCCCATCATCACCAACCCGTGGAAGGAGGACGTGAACCCAAAAGCGTGCCGACGCATGATGGTGCTGCATCGCTATTACCTCAAGCGCAGCAACGTTGTGACGGGCACCGTGGCCGGCGTGGATGAGCAGCAGGTGTATCTGCGCGATGGCCGCACCGTACCGTACgatcttctctttctcgcaaCAGGAGAGCGCAAGCCGTTCCCTTTTCAGACTCGCGAGCGCACCATCTCTGGCCGGGTGCAGGAACTGAAGCGTTTTAACGAGTTTCTGCAGTCCTGCAAGAAGGTCGCCGTCGTTGGTGGCGGCCCCGCCGGCACGTCCCTCGCGCACGACTTGGCTAGTACCCGACCAGACCTGCAGGTGCACCTGTTTCATCAGCGGGCTGAGCTTCTGCCGCGCCTCCCCGGTGTGTGCCGGCGCCACGCTCAGGAAAAGCTGCTGTCGAATCCAAATATGCATCTCCACCTGCTTAGCCGCGTGACAGATGTGGACGGTGTGGTTCTGCCGAGCAACGGCGAGAAGGCGgactcttcctcctcacccaCACGACACCCCTGTCCCGGTCAGCTGGTGGCCCCTCCCACCTCCAGTGGGGCGGCGCCGGAGTCGTCGCTGACGCTCGCCACAATCAACATGCCGTGGTggcagtcgctgctgaaCACTGTCTGGCCTCCCCGCGGTGTCGTTCCGGATCAATACCGAATTCACTACGACACGCTACAGAGtgaggggcggcggcagcagtccATTCTTCAGCAGGTGTACTACGGCAAGCgggacgaggtggaggagtgcgGGGCAGTGCAGACGCACGGGGTAGAGGAAAACTTCGATTACGTCTTTGCGCTGACAGGCGACACTCCCAGGCCTATCCAATGGGATGCGCTGGAAAGCCGGTCGAGAACGCTGCCGAACATTCTGCGCGAGCACGAGACGATGGACGGCCACTACCGTGTCAGCACACTCATGCAGTTTTTAAACCACCCGAACATCTTTGCTGTTGGGCGGTGCACAAACTTGCCCGTCATGCGGGGCTACGGTGCCAGTGACATTGAGGCACGGACGCTGTTTCGGGAGCTCAACTCCGTCGTCAATAACCCCACCACAGTGTTCCTGCACACCCGCGACGGTGTTCAGCTGTCGAGCATGCAGATCCCACGCGTGCACGTCCGCCTTGGcgtcgacgacgccgtgGGATGCACGCCGTGGTCGGGCGGCATGACTGGCATCTCCTCGGTTCACGAGTTCCTGCAAGACCGCAGCTACCTTATGAAGGAGTTCCAGCAGCCTCTCTTCTACAAGCAACAGGACCAGGCAAAGGTCAAGCAGCGGGTGTCGCAGTGGATTGCAGAGGAAATCACTGATGTTGTCGACTTCTCCCACTGCTGA
- a CDS encoding cystathionine beta-lyase-like protein (TriTrypDB/GeneDB-style sysID: LpmP.14.0450), with amino-acid sequence MTQMAAHTTTPHDVLPEPDHYNEDKCCCCRKSESQIAKLVAENHLLREKLSQMDMMHAISAAKTSINRTILTALEEERQYLEQAMLPVSYKFPKEADYSELPTYPKRPHFDHAAKHPSTQVVIFDGCPNDPYHPSSMPIYQTATFVQPDIEEFGPYDYSRSGNPTRTAIETLVANLEGAHAAFAFSSGMAALQTLVTTLKAGDVILASSDLYGGMHRLLTQITSQLGIKVVFVAVWDTEAVRKALVGNPGARLLHLESPTNPLMRIVNIRAVCEIAHAHNVKVSIDNTMMSPLRCIPLALGCDYSIHSATKFLCGHSDTMCGFICVKSEEDVKQVAFLQNAQGNALAPFDCWLLLRGIRTLSIRVEKQELNAIAVALFLSRQGHVVLRLHYAGLNPATCPQISSLTEEHFHLHRSQTSGPGSVFSIETGSVKRSNAFVRACRLFKLTVSFGSCNSLIEMPCLLSHASIPKEQRTLPPDLIRLSVGIEQIEDILADLTQAIAAAAAIDDSDGSC; translated from the coding sequence ATGACCCAAATGGCAGCCCACACGACGACGCCACACGATGTATTGCCGGAGCCAGATCACTACAACGAGGACAAgtgctgttgttgtcgcAAGAGCGAGAGCCAGATCGCCAAGCTCGTGGCGGAAAACCACCTCCTCAGGGAGAAACTGTCCCAGATGGATATGATGCACGCGATCAGCGCAGCCAAAACCTCCATCAACCGCACTATCCTGACAgcactggaggaggagcggcagtaCCTGGAGCAAGCGATGCTTCCCGTCAGCTACAAGTTCCCAAAAGAAGCGGACTACAGCGAACTCCCCACCTACCCAAAGCGCCCGCACTTTGACCACGCGGCGAAGCACCCCAGCACTCAGGTCGTCATCTTCGATGGCTGTCCCAACGACCCGTATCACCCGAGTTCGATGCCCATCTACCAAACCGCTACCTTTGTGCAGCCCGACATCGAGGAGTTCGGCCCGTACGACTACAGTCGTAGCGGCAACCCGACTCGAACAGCCATCGAAACCCTCGTTGCCAATCTCGAGGGTGCCCACGCTGCCTTCGCCTTTTCGTCCGGgatggcggcactgcagacGCTTGTGACAACGCTGAAGGCTGGCGACGTCATTCTTGCTAGCAGCGACCTTTACGGGGGCATGCACCGGCTCCTGACGCAGATCACCTCGCAACTTGGGATCAAAGTTGTGTTTGTGGCGGTGTGGGACACTGAGGCGGTGCGCAAGGCGCTCGTCGGGAACCCGGgggcgcggctgctgcacctggAGAGCCCCACGAACCCGCTGATGCGTATTGTCAACATCCGTGCTGTTTGTGAGATTGCCCACGCGCACAACGTGAAGGTGTCCATCGACAACACCATGATGTCGCCGCTCCGCTGCATCCCGCTCGCCCTCGGCTGCGACTACTCAatccacagcgccaccaagTTCCTGTGCGGCCACAGCGACACCATGTGCGGGTTCATATGCGTGAAGTCCGAGGAGGATGTGAAGCAGGTGGCCTTTCTGCAGAACGCGCAGGGCAACGCCCTCGCCCCGTTTGACTGCTGGCTGCTCCTGCGTGGCATCCGCACACTGTCCATCCGCGTCGAGAAACAGGAGCTGAACGCCATCGCGGTAGCGCTGTTCTTATCGCGTCAGGGACATGTCGTGTTGCGCCTGCACTACGCTGGTTTGAACCCCGCCACGTGCCCTCAGATCTCCTCCCTAACCGAGGAGCACTTCCACCTGCACCGCTCGCAGACTTCCGGCCCTGGCAGCGTGTTCTCCATCGAGACCGGGAGCGTCAAGCGCTCCAACGCGTTTGTGCGGGCTTGCAGGCTGTTCAAGCTCACCGTCAGCTTCGGAAGCTGCAACTCCCTGATAGAAATGCCCTGCCTCCTGTCCCACGCTTCCATCCCGAAGGAACAGCGTACACTGCCACCTGACCTGATCCGACTGTCGGTGGGTATCGAGCAGATCGAGGACATTCTTGCCGACCTCACGCaggccatcgccgccgcggccgccatCGACGACAGTGACGGGTCCTGCTAA
- a CDS encoding hypothetical protein (TriTrypDB/GeneDB-style sysID: LpmP.14.0440), translated as MPDERFDSMLLAIAQQQEGIDGILDTFFSFLSRKTDFFSQPDMARRSVHQVMDRYLAAAEEKQRKAQEAQAAAQQQQSARTSSRVEVLENEEEVNAAAAAQAAKDAAQRKLELEKAQCEVAEAKARKEAAAKEAAQQAETDAKEAFADTADAPRGLPPTAANGFAYEKYIFSQSLQEAEVRVPLPAANVKGKQVNVVITSSRLLVGMKGGSPIVDGELYGKVRAEECMWTIEDGKTVVVTLYKANSMEWWKTIFQGDPEIDLQKVMPENSKLDDLDSDTRQTVEKMMYDQRQKMMGRPTSDEQKKQDMLRKFMEAHPEMDFSQAKFC; from the coding sequence ATGCCTGACGAACGCTTCGATTCGATGCTACTCGCGATTGCGCAGCAACAGGAGGGCATCGACGGCATCCTTGAcactttcttctcctttctcagCCGAAAGACCGACTTCTTCAGTCAGCCTGACatggcgcgccgcagcgtgcATCAGGTCATGGACCGCTACCTGGCTGCAGCTGAGGAAAAGCAGCGCAAGGCGCAAGAAGCACAGgcggccgcgcagcagcagcagtcggcgcgcacctcttctcgagtggaggtgctcgagaacgaggaggaagtaaatgccgcagctgccgcgcaggcCGCTAAGGACGCCGCACAACGGAAACTAGAACTTGAGAAGGCGCAATGCGAAGTcgcggaggcgaaggcgagaaaggaagcagcagcgaaggaggcggcacagcagGCCGAGACAGACGCGAAGGAGGCCTTTGCCGACACCGCTGATGCCCCACGCGGACTGCCGCCTACCGCCGCCAACGGCTTCGCCTACGAAAAGTACATATTTTCCCAGTCACTGCAGGAGgccgaggtgcgcgtgccgctgccggcggcgaACGTCAAGGGAAAGCAAGTGAATGTCGTGATCACGAGCAGCCGGCTGTTGGTTGGGATGAAGGGGGGGTCACCCATTGTGGACGGCGAGCTGTACGGCAAGGTGCGCGCTGAGGAATGCATGTGGACCATCGAAGACGGCAAAACCGTTGTCGTGACCCTCTACAAGGCAAACTCAATGGAGTGGTGGAAAACTATCTTCCAGGGCGATCCGGAGATCGACCTGCAGAAAGTGATGCCGGAGAATTCGAAGCTGGACGATCTCGACAGCGACACCCGTCAGACGGTGGAGAAGATGATGTACGACCAGCGTCAGAAGATGATGGGCAGGCCAACCTCCGACGAGCAAAAGAAGCAGGACATGCTACGCAAGTTTATGGAGGCGCACCCCGAGATGGACTTTTCGCAGGCAAAGTTCTGTTAA